The following proteins are co-located in the Pedobacter frigiditerrae genome:
- a CDS encoding BatA and WFA domain-containing protein has translation MNFLYPGFLFALFAVVIPVIIHLFNFRKFKKVYFSNVAFLKEIKEQTSSQEKLKNLLILISRILAITFLVLAFARPFLPSGSKIDQSKGNIVSIYIDNSYSMEAVNKEGSLLDEAKRKAKEVVKAFQINDRFQLLTNDFEGKHQRLLNADELLQAVDEVKISSASRKLQQVINRQQSVFTGASNRFAYVISDFQKGFAGEEPIKTDANTNVSLVKLNANDLPNVAVDSVWLLSPVHQANATEKLVVQLRNYGDEDAKNISVKLNINKQQKAISSLNIPAGKTASDTLSYSGLVLGWQKGTMSIKDFPLTFDDDLNFSFKVSADQKILSINGQQGGKYIKALFGADAYFKLTEMPEANINYSALQNYSLIVLNGLKNPSSGLAQELKSYISNGGSVVVFPDLDADKQVYSAFLGAINLPAVAELKTTPSKVSSIELKHPLFKDVFETLPQNLDLPQVNRYFSFAENNNSNKENLLQLPANQLFFARYPIGNGQVYLSATDLENEDSNFAKHPVFVPLMYKIAFASAKEQPVYYTATKDNVLESEKIELGANQSLKLVADNFEVIPEMRQSNGKTLLYIADQVKRAGFYDVKKGDSTLAVVAFNDNRTESDMHYTAQSDLQKLFGKQQVAFLDPKSDSIASAVSAKNNGTELWKLCLILALVFIAIEILLVRFYHIQTHTNQ, from the coding sequence ATGAATTTCCTTTATCCGGGCTTTCTTTTTGCGCTTTTTGCGGTCGTTATACCGGTCATTATCCATTTATTCAATTTCCGGAAATTTAAAAAAGTCTATTTCAGCAATGTTGCCTTCCTAAAAGAGATTAAAGAGCAAACATCGTCTCAAGAAAAGCTTAAGAATCTTCTCATTTTAATCAGTCGCATTTTAGCAATAACATTTTTGGTTTTGGCTTTTGCACGTCCTTTTTTACCTTCTGGGAGTAAAATAGACCAAAGCAAAGGCAATATTGTAAGCATTTATATTGATAACTCTTACAGTATGGAAGCAGTAAATAAAGAGGGAAGTTTGTTAGATGAAGCCAAACGCAAGGCGAAAGAAGTAGTAAAGGCCTTCCAGATTAATGATAGATTTCAATTACTTACCAACGATTTTGAAGGCAAACATCAACGATTGTTAAATGCTGATGAATTATTGCAGGCTGTTGATGAAGTTAAAATTTCATCCGCCAGTAGAAAATTACAGCAGGTAATTAACCGGCAACAAAGTGTGTTTACAGGTGCAAGTAATCGATTTGCTTATGTGATTTCTGATTTCCAAAAGGGATTTGCTGGAGAAGAACCTATCAAAACTGACGCAAATACGAATGTTTCCTTAGTTAAGTTAAATGCTAATGATTTACCAAACGTAGCAGTAGATAGTGTTTGGTTATTGTCGCCTGTTCATCAAGCTAATGCTACAGAGAAATTGGTTGTTCAGTTGCGGAATTATGGCGATGAAGATGCAAAAAACATATCAGTAAAGCTGAACATCAACAAACAACAAAAGGCAATTAGCAGTTTAAATATCCCAGCAGGTAAAACTGCAAGCGATACACTTTCTTATAGTGGCTTAGTTTTAGGCTGGCAAAAAGGAACAATGAGCATTAAAGATTTTCCTTTAACTTTTGATGATGACCTCAACTTTAGTTTTAAGGTAAGTGCCGACCAAAAAATATTGAGCATTAATGGGCAACAGGGTGGAAAATACATTAAAGCTTTGTTTGGAGCTGATGCTTATTTCAAATTAACTGAAATGCCAGAGGCGAATATCAATTATTCTGCTTTGCAAAATTACAGTCTTATTGTTTTAAATGGTTTAAAAAATCCATCAAGTGGTTTAGCGCAAGAGTTAAAGTCTTATATATCGAACGGCGGTTCAGTAGTAGTTTTTCCAGATTTAGATGCAGACAAACAAGTTTATTCAGCATTTTTAGGAGCAATAAATCTTCCGGCGGTTGCCGAATTAAAAACAACACCTAGTAAAGTGAGCAGCATAGAATTAAAACATCCATTATTTAAGGATGTATTTGAAACATTGCCACAAAATTTAGATTTGCCTCAGGTTAATCGCTATTTTAGTTTTGCAGAAAATAATAACAGCAATAAAGAAAATCTGCTTCAATTGCCAGCAAATCAATTGTTTTTTGCCAGATATCCAATAGGAAATGGACAAGTTTATTTATCGGCTACCGATTTAGAAAACGAAGACAGCAACTTTGCCAAACATCCAGTATTTGTGCCTTTGATGTATAAAATAGCTTTTGCTAGTGCAAAAGAGCAGCCAGTTTATTATACGGCGACAAAAGATAATGTGCTAGAAAGCGAAAAAATAGAACTGGGCGCTAATCAATCTTTAAAATTGGTGGCTGATAATTTTGAAGTGATACCAGAAATGCGACAAAGCAATGGAAAAACCTTGTTATACATTGCCGACCAAGTTAAAAGAGCTGGTTTTTACGATGTTAAAAAAGGAGATTCTACTTTAGCGGTTGTCGCTTTTAATGATAATAGAACAGAATCTGATATGCATTATACTGCTCAATCAGATTTACAAAAGTTGTTTGGTAAACAGCAGGTTGCGTTTTTAGACCCAAAATCTGACAGCATTGCTTCTGCTGTTTCTGCAAAAAATAATGGAACAGAGTTATGGAAACTTTGCCTAATTTTGGCCTTAGTTTTTATAGCGATTGAAATATTATTGGTCCGATTTTATCATATTCAAACCCATACAAATCAATGA
- a CDS encoding dihydroorotase, translated as MNLLIKGITIADPNSEFNNQTADVRVEHGKITAIEKSLSPLKSEQVFAIEGGVLSPGFFDLNCMIGDPGLETKEDIQTGTAAAKAGGFTGLAVLPNTKPVVQSKGEVEYILNRAKNNLVDVFPIGAISHDLEGKELAELFDMKNAGAVAFSDGSKAISDDGFVSRALQYCLGFGGLLMLYPENKSIAGKAQVNESKNNVLLGMKGVPTLAEEMQISRDIFLATYHDAPIHISNISTAGSVALIKKAKKDGVKITCDVAAHQLVFTEDLLNDFDSNYKVKPPLRGKTDQKALIAGLKDGTIDAISSQHRPHEIEFKDVEFEIAAYGIIALQTVLPLLLQAGLDANLIAEKLSINPRAILNLAIPTIKKGEVANFVIYHPAKRWEYNVANNASKSKNSPLLGKTLTGKVELVYNNNQFQKYEQ; from the coding sequence ATGAACCTCTTAATCAAGGGAATTACAATTGCCGACCCTAACAGCGAGTTTAACAATCAAACTGCTGATGTACGAGTTGAACACGGAAAAATTACAGCTATTGAAAAAAGCTTATCTCCATTAAAAAGCGAACAAGTTTTTGCAATTGAGGGTGGGGTACTTTCTCCAGGATTTTTCGATTTAAACTGTATGATAGGCGACCCAGGTTTGGAAACAAAAGAAGACATACAGACTGGAACTGCTGCCGCAAAAGCAGGCGGATTTACGGGATTGGCAGTTCTACCAAACACAAAACCAGTTGTTCAATCAAAAGGTGAAGTAGAATATATCCTTAACAGGGCAAAAAATAACTTAGTTGATGTTTTTCCAATAGGTGCAATTAGTCACGATTTAGAGGGAAAAGAATTAGCAGAGCTTTTTGATATGAAAAATGCTGGAGCCGTTGCTTTTTCTGACGGGAGTAAAGCGATTAGCGATGATGGATTTGTGAGCAGAGCATTACAATATTGCTTAGGTTTTGGTGGTTTGTTAATGCTTTATCCAGAAAATAAATCTATCGCTGGCAAGGCGCAAGTTAACGAGAGCAAAAACAATGTATTACTTGGAATGAAAGGTGTTCCGACACTGGCCGAAGAAATGCAGATTTCTAGAGACATATTCTTGGCAACTTATCATGATGCGCCTATTCACATCAGCAATATTTCTACTGCAGGCTCAGTTGCTTTAATTAAAAAGGCGAAAAAAGATGGCGTTAAAATAACCTGTGATGTTGCGGCTCATCAATTGGTGTTTACTGAAGATTTGTTAAACGATTTTGATAGCAATTATAAAGTTAAACCGCCATTGCGTGGCAAAACTGACCAAAAAGCATTAATTGCCGGTTTAAAAGACGGTACAATAGATGCAATTTCTTCACAACATCGTCCTCATGAAATAGAGTTTAAAGATGTAGAATTTGAAATTGCAGCTTATGGCATCATCGCTCTGCAAACTGTTTTACCTTTACTTTTACAAGCTGGTTTAGATGCTAATTTAATAGCAGAAAAACTGTCCATCAATCCTAGAGCGATATTAAACTTAGCAATTCCAACTATCAAAAAAGGAGAAGTAGCAAACTTTGTGATTTATCATCCTGCTAAGAGATGGGAATACAATGTGGCTAACAACGCCTCAAAATCTAAAAATTCACCTTTGTTAGGTAAAACCTTAACAGGAAAAGTTGAATTAGTGTATAACAACAATCAATTTCAAAAATATGAACAGTAG
- a CDS encoding DUF4199 domain-containing protein: protein METTTSVNLKTEALKNGAIWGVINIVIFLVSWYAMPSLMSSYLYSGLLAVIGIALAVFFCIDMRKKAGGYWTFGEALWNIFVMFLMSMAIVFIFNILFGKFIDPTYPVKMKEAVMAKTQSTYESLGMDEQTSEAALEKVSESLDKQFSPTFSQAIVGFGISSVLYFIGALIFALIFKKSNPNPFAPVNDEEVSTQ, encoded by the coding sequence ATGGAAACAACAACTAGTGTTAACTTAAAGACCGAGGCTCTAAAGAATGGAGCAATTTGGGGCGTAATTAATATAGTTATATTTTTAGTATCATGGTATGCAATGCCAAGCTTGATGAGTTCTTACCTTTATTCTGGCCTACTTGCAGTTATTGGTATTGCTTTAGCTGTTTTCTTCTGTATAGATATGAGAAAAAAAGCTGGAGGTTATTGGACATTTGGCGAAGCTCTATGGAATATTTTTGTGATGTTTTTAATGTCGATGGCTATTGTATTTATCTTTAATATTTTGTTTGGCAAATTTATAGACCCAACTTACCCTGTTAAAATGAAAGAAGCGGTTATGGCTAAAACCCAATCTACTTACGAAAGTTTAGGGATGGATGAACAGACTTCTGAAGCAGCATTGGAAAAAGTTTCAGAAAGTTTAGATAAACAGTTTAGTCCTACTTTTAGTCAAGCAATAGTTGGTTTTGGTATATCTTCTGTACTTTATTTTATCGGAGCATTGATATTTGCTTTGATATTTAAAAAGAGTAATCCTAATCCATTTGCACCTGTCAATGATGAAGAGGTGAGTACGCAATAA